In Bacillus methanolicus, the following proteins share a genomic window:
- a CDS encoding glycine betaine ABC transporter substrate-binding protein, whose translation MGGLWNFIMTKYDQILSLLGQHIYLSVISVLIAIIIGIPLGIMISKEQKLAKPIIGAANVIQAVPSLALLGFLIPFIGIGSAPAIVMVVLYSLLPIVKNTYTGLTNIDSDILEAAKGIGLTKSQTMRKVQLPLAFPMIMAGIRISAVTAVGLMTIAAFVGAGGLGYLVFSGVQTVDNYMILAGAIPACILALLIDYVVGKLESKLSYTNKQRPSQSGTKVSTSPLKRIAIPSLVILLFAAGIITVYSNVNSKDKIVIGSKNFSEQLILGNMLADIIEDKTDIQVERQLNLGGTQVAFNALNSGDIDLYVEYTGTGLVNILKESAMNNPDEVYHVVKKKFHEKYGVELLEPLGFNNTYTLAVKQDTAEKFGLETFSDLAKVSDQLILGPTVEFPNRSDGLIGLSKTYHMNFKDVKAVDGGLRYTALKNQESDVIDAFSTDGLLEAFQLKVLKDDKNFFPPYYAVPIIREDTLKEYPELKSAINTLAGKLTDEKMRKLNYKVDSLRESPEKVAKEFLKEEGLID comes from the coding sequence ATGGGCGGATTATGGAATTTTATAATGACGAAATATGATCAAATCTTAAGTTTACTTGGCCAGCATATTTATTTAAGTGTGATTTCTGTCTTAATCGCCATCATCATCGGAATTCCTCTCGGCATCATGATTTCGAAAGAACAAAAGCTTGCAAAACCTATTATCGGGGCAGCCAATGTTATTCAAGCAGTACCGAGCTTGGCCCTGCTCGGTTTCTTAATTCCTTTCATCGGAATCGGAAGCGCCCCTGCCATCGTGATGGTCGTCCTTTATTCCCTGCTTCCAATTGTGAAGAATACGTATACAGGATTAACAAATATAGACTCAGACATCCTTGAAGCTGCAAAAGGAATCGGATTAACCAAGAGCCAAACGATGAGAAAAGTGCAGCTGCCTTTAGCCTTCCCGATGATTATGGCAGGAATCAGAATTTCGGCTGTAACAGCTGTCGGATTAATGACAATCGCAGCATTCGTTGGTGCCGGTGGACTCGGCTATCTCGTATTTTCGGGTGTTCAAACAGTCGATAATTACATGATTCTAGCCGGCGCCATTCCGGCTTGTATTCTCGCCCTTCTCATCGACTATGTTGTCGGCAAGCTGGAATCCAAACTTTCGTATACAAATAAACAGCGTCCTTCACAATCCGGAACAAAAGTATCCACCAGTCCATTGAAAAGAATCGCAATTCCTTCGTTGGTGATCTTACTTTTTGCAGCAGGAATCATCACGGTCTATTCGAACGTAAATTCAAAAGATAAAATTGTGATTGGTTCAAAAAATTTCAGTGAACAATTGATACTAGGGAACATGTTAGCAGATATAATTGAAGACAAAACTGATATTCAAGTAGAAAGACAACTGAATCTCGGCGGAACACAGGTCGCCTTCAATGCCCTCAATAGCGGCGATATTGATCTATATGTCGAATATACAGGCACCGGTTTAGTGAATATTTTAAAAGAATCGGCAATGAACAATCCTGATGAGGTCTATCATGTCGTGAAAAAGAAATTTCATGAAAAGTATGGGGTTGAGCTATTAGAGCCTCTCGGGTTCAATAATACGTATACTTTGGCGGTAAAGCAGGATACGGCCGAAAAGTTCGGACTGGAGACGTTTTCCGACTTGGCCAAGGTAAGCGACCAGTTAATACTTGGTCCGACAGTCGAATTTCCTAATAGAAGTGATGGTTTAATCGGGCTTTCCAAAACCTATCATATGAACTTTAAAGATGTGAAAGCTGTTGACGGCGGCTTGAGATACACGGCATTGAAAAATCAAGAAAGTGATGTCATCGATGCCTTTTCGACCGACGGCTTGCTGGAAGCATTCCAGTTAAAGGTGTTAAAAGATGATAAAAACTTCTTTCCTCCGTATTATGCTGTACCCATTATTAGAGAGGATACGTTAAAAGAATATCCGGAGCTGAAAAGCGCCATCAATACCTTAGCAGGCAAGCTTACCGATGAGAAAATGAGAAAGCTAAACTACAAAGTTGACAGTCTGAGAGAATCTCCGGAGAAGGTAGCAAAAGAATTTTTAAAAGAAGAAGGTTTGATTGATTAA
- the trhA gene encoding PAQR family membrane homeostasis protein TrhA, translated as MNNYIREPINGLTHLAGAILSFAGLLAMVIKASMATSSALAITSVIIFGISMILLYSASATYHMVIAKDKVIAFLRRLDHSMIFVMIAGSYTPFCLITLNGTTGWTIFAIVTSIAVCGVLFKMIWFKCPRWLSTLLYILMGWIIIFAFSPLAETLDRNGVFLLVLGGIFYTVGGIIYATKPKFLQSKYMGFHEIFHIFILLGSVSHFLSVFMYVL; from the coding sequence GTGAACAATTATATACGCGAACCAATTAACGGACTGACACATTTAGCCGGTGCAATTTTATCATTTGCCGGACTGCTTGCGATGGTCATCAAAGCTTCGATGGCAACATCATCGGCACTTGCCATTACATCTGTGATCATTTTTGGCATCAGCATGATCCTTTTATATTCTGCTTCTGCGACGTATCACATGGTCATTGCGAAAGATAAGGTTATTGCCTTCCTTAGACGGCTCGACCATTCGATGATCTTTGTTATGATTGCAGGATCGTATACGCCTTTTTGCCTCATTACCTTAAACGGGACAACAGGCTGGACGATTTTTGCCATTGTCACATCAATAGCTGTTTGCGGCGTGCTATTCAAAATGATCTGGTTTAAATGTCCGAGATGGCTGTCAACTTTGCTTTACATTCTGATGGGATGGATTATTATTTTTGCTTTTTCGCCCCTTGCCGAAACATTAGATCGTAATGGCGTGTTCCTTTTAGTGCTCGGAGGGATTTTCTATACGGTCGGCGGCATTATTTACGCAACAAAGCCGAAATTTTTACAATCAAAATACATGGGCTTTCATGAGATTTTTCACATCTTCATTCTGCTCGGAAGCGTCTCCCATTTTTTGAGCGTCTTTATGTATGTTCTATGA
- the ybaK gene encoding Cys-tRNA(Pro) deacylase translates to MAQTKTNAMRILDAKKIDYQTTAYDNKDGKIDGVSVAEKINKDPRQVFKTLVAQGTSKEVYVFIIPVAEELDLKKAAKAAGEKKVDLVPVKDIQKLTGYIRGGCSPIGMKKQYKTFLEISASEWETIVVSAGKIGVQMELAVEDLLSVTEGTLANLKK, encoded by the coding sequence ATGGCACAGACAAAAACGAACGCGATGCGAATTCTTGACGCTAAGAAAATCGATTACCAAACTACTGCATACGACAATAAGGATGGAAAAATTGACGGGGTTTCCGTCGCGGAAAAAATTAATAAAGACCCGCGGCAAGTTTTTAAAACGCTGGTAGCGCAAGGAACAAGCAAGGAAGTATATGTATTCATTATCCCTGTAGCCGAAGAACTGGATTTGAAAAAAGCAGCTAAAGCCGCCGGGGAAAAGAAAGTGGACCTTGTTCCTGTAAAAGATATTCAAAAATTAACAGGTTATATCAGAGGCGGCTGTTCACCTATCGGCATGAAGAAGCAGTACAAAACATTCCTTGAAATATCAGCCTCTGAATGGGAAACCATTGTTGTCAGCGCCGGGAAAATCGGTGTGCAAATGGAACTAGCTGTTGAAGATCTTTTATCAGTGACTGAAGGGACATTGGCTAATTTAAAAAAATAA
- a CDS encoding PRK06851 family protein — translation MAGKVLNYYAGGNTARGFHSLFESNLQNLNRLFILKGGPGTGKSTLMKKVGEEWLQKGFTIEYIHCSSDNDSIDGVIIPALKAGIVDGTAPHVIEPKVPGAIENYINLGEAWDADVLSGQKEEIKKLTNDISKAFKSAYAVFKEALKIHDEWEKIYIENMDFEKANKLTSTLLEDFFGNIILNKKSIVKHRFLGAATPKGAVNFVQNLTEDVPKRYFIKGRPGSGKSTLLKKIAAKAEETGFDAEVYHCGFDPNSLDMVIIRELGICIFDSTAPHEYFPSREGDEIIDMYKSIIEPNTDEIFADKIEMLSKQYRFKMKEATSYLKLAKSLHDELEKIYVQAMNFSVVDRLTDNITNEFKRLAEITV, via the coding sequence GTGGCGGGGAAAGTCTTGAATTACTATGCCGGCGGAAATACAGCCCGTGGTTTTCACAGCTTATTCGAATCAAATCTGCAAAATTTAAATCGTTTGTTTATTTTAAAAGGCGGACCGGGAACCGGTAAATCGACGCTAATGAAAAAAGTGGGCGAAGAATGGCTTCAAAAAGGATTTACAATTGAATACATTCATTGTTCTTCTGATAATGATTCCATTGATGGTGTGATCATTCCGGCGTTAAAAGCAGGGATCGTTGACGGAACGGCTCCACATGTGATTGAGCCGAAAGTGCCGGGAGCGATCGAGAATTATATTAATTTAGGGGAAGCATGGGATGCAGATGTTCTTTCCGGCCAAAAAGAGGAAATCAAGAAACTTACAAATGACATCAGCAAGGCGTTTAAATCAGCATATGCCGTATTTAAAGAGGCATTAAAAATTCACGATGAATGGGAAAAAATTTATATCGAGAATATGGATTTTGAAAAAGCAAACAAACTGACCAGTACCCTTCTAGAAGATTTCTTTGGAAACATTATTCTTAATAAGAAATCAATCGTAAAGCATCGTTTCCTCGGGGCCGCGACGCCGAAAGGAGCGGTTAATTTTGTTCAAAATTTAACCGAAGATGTTCCGAAAAGGTATTTTATTAAAGGCCGGCCCGGCTCAGGGAAATCAACACTTTTGAAAAAAATAGCTGCGAAAGCAGAAGAAACCGGTTTTGATGCGGAAGTGTATCATTGTGGATTTGATCCGAACAGTCTTGATATGGTCATTATCCGGGAGCTTGGCATTTGCATTTTTGACAGCACTGCTCCACATGAATACTTCCCAAGCAGGGAAGGTGACGAGATTATCGATATGTATAAAAGCATTATTGAACCAAATACCGATGAAATATTTGCCGACAAAATTGAAATGCTGTCAAAGCAGTACAGGTTCAAAATGAAAGAGGCCACTTCGTATTTAAAATTGGCAAAGTCTTTACATGATGAGCTTGAGAAAATATATGTTCAAGCTATGAATTTTTCGGTTGTTGACCGGCTCACGGACAACATCACAAATGAGTTTAAGAGACTGGCAGAAATTACGGTTTAA
- a CDS encoding FAD-dependent oxidoreductase yields the protein MAENYDVSKRMPQFPEPYWRKSANFPSFEKLNSDREADVVIVGGGITGITAAYLLVKEGLQVALIEAGNILNGTTGHTTAKITAQHGLIYGELISHFGEEKAKLYYQASMDALTFIKNTVKDQQIDCDLNEEDAYIYTNSSNYTQKIINEFKAYEKLGIDGEFLSEIPIPVKMKAAIVMKKQAQFHPLKYLSRFVEYLSQNNCSIYENTTAVNIEKGEQPVVITRDGHKITCRNVIIASHFPFFEKTGGYFARMYAERSYVLGVKTEKAYPGGMYINAEQPTRSIRYADLDGEKLILFGGEGHKTGHAINTIKHYEALEAFAEETFGIKEIAYRWSAQDLTTLDKVPYIGPITSNNPNIYVATGYRKWGMTNGTAAAMLITDLILKKENRYEELFTPSRFNADPSLKKLISQNVQVAKDLIEGKLELPAKHPDDLGADEGAAVTVNGKRAGAYKDEDGKLYVVDTTCTHMGCELEWNNGERTWDCPCHGSRFTYKGEIVEGPAEVPLKQIENQ from the coding sequence ATGGCTGAAAACTATGATGTTAGCAAAAGAATGCCTCAGTTTCCCGAACCGTATTGGAGGAAATCTGCCAATTTTCCGTCATTTGAAAAACTGAACAGTGACAGAGAAGCAGATGTGGTCATTGTCGGAGGCGGAATTACCGGGATCACTGCCGCTTATTTGCTTGTAAAAGAGGGGCTTCAAGTTGCCCTTATAGAAGCCGGGAATATTTTAAACGGAACGACCGGCCATACAACTGCTAAAATTACTGCCCAGCACGGCTTGATTTATGGTGAATTGATCAGCCACTTCGGGGAAGAGAAAGCGAAGCTTTACTATCAAGCAAGCATGGATGCACTGACATTTATAAAGAATACAGTAAAAGATCAGCAAATTGATTGTGATTTAAACGAAGAGGATGCCTATATTTATACAAACTCGAGTAACTACACGCAAAAAATCATCAATGAATTCAAAGCTTATGAAAAATTGGGGATTGACGGCGAATTCCTATCTGAAATTCCCATTCCGGTAAAAATGAAGGCTGCAATTGTCATGAAAAAACAAGCACAATTCCATCCTTTAAAATATTTATCGAGATTTGTCGAATATCTATCTCAAAACAACTGCAGCATATACGAAAATACAACAGCCGTTAATATCGAGAAAGGCGAACAGCCCGTTGTCATAACAAGAGATGGCCATAAGATCACTTGCCGGAATGTCATCATCGCTTCCCATTTCCCATTCTTTGAAAAAACCGGCGGATATTTTGCGAGGATGTATGCAGAACGCTCGTATGTTCTCGGGGTAAAAACAGAGAAAGCATATCCAGGCGGAATGTATATTAATGCTGAACAGCCGACCCGCTCTATCCGTTATGCAGATTTAGACGGGGAAAAACTCATCTTATTCGGCGGCGAAGGCCATAAAACCGGACATGCCATTAATACCATTAAACATTATGAAGCTCTTGAAGCATTTGCCGAAGAAACATTCGGCATAAAGGAAATCGCGTACAGATGGTCTGCACAGGATCTAACTACATTGGACAAAGTTCCATATATCGGACCGATTACATCAAACAATCCAAATATTTATGTCGCAACCGGTTACCGGAAATGGGGAATGACAAACGGAACGGCAGCTGCCATGTTGATTACAGATCTCATTTTGAAAAAAGAAAACCGTTATGAAGAATTGTTTACACCTTCCAGATTTAATGCTGATCCAAGCTTAAAGAAACTTATATCGCAAAATGTACAGGTTGCAAAAGATCTCATTGAAGGAAAGCTTGAACTCCCTGCAAAACACCCCGATGATTTAGGTGCTGACGAGGGAGCGGCTGTGACTGTCAATGGCAAAAGAGCCGGAGCTTACAAAGACGAAGACGGCAAGCTGTATGTTGTAGATACAACATGTACGCACATGGGCTGCGAATTAGAATGGAATAATGGGGAACGAACATGGGACTGCCCGTGCCACGGCTCGCGTTTTACTTATAAAGGAGAAATAGTCGAAGGCCCTGCGGAAGTTCCTTTAAAACAAATCGAAAATCAATAG
- a CDS encoding ParM/StbA family protein yields the protein MSNSRIAAVDVGNDSLKAIFGKLEYELNIPNVIARDIEDRPVIGIEELDNQDPLDGIHIKVHSPALKENNVIYRVGHLATKSDNASELDPGSSKSAEDQTLILLFASLALDAARPENAKVFPKSKNVIDANYTLGTGLPLREVKEGRDTGYRSKLLGSVHQVEFLITPKYQGLKVNIKFDEVKVYPEGFAAFINLVMDNELNIINKDLINKRILIQDIGGLSTDIAVIKDRKVDDDKAQGFNLGVSEALEAIREEIRSRHGVELDSRRDVVEIITKKNDRNHIMVRGSRTSVHDITDRILLDLAKKQYRLLRNMWLKNSQTEICYFVGGGSIILKDYIKTLNNNLDGYNIDFFEDEKESIWMMANAYYKLISDYVRRTAKEKKGEEQKPVKA from the coding sequence ATGAGCAATAGCAGAATTGCTGCGGTAGACGTTGGAAATGATTCGTTAAAAGCAATTTTTGGAAAATTAGAATATGAATTAAATATTCCGAACGTGATTGCCAGAGACATCGAGGACAGACCTGTTATCGGTATAGAAGAATTAGATAATCAAGATCCTTTGGACGGTATACATATAAAAGTACACTCCCCTGCTCTAAAAGAAAATAACGTGATTTACCGCGTCGGCCATTTAGCGACGAAAAGCGACAATGCTTCTGAATTAGACCCCGGCAGCAGCAAGTCGGCAGAGGATCAAACATTGATCTTGCTGTTTGCTTCCCTTGCTTTAGATGCAGCGAGGCCGGAAAATGCCAAAGTGTTTCCAAAGTCGAAAAATGTCATCGATGCGAATTATACTTTGGGCACGGGCTTGCCTCTTCGCGAAGTAAAAGAAGGAAGAGATACCGGTTACCGCTCGAAATTATTAGGTTCCGTTCACCAAGTTGAATTTTTGATTACCCCTAAATATCAAGGATTGAAAGTAAATATCAAATTTGATGAAGTGAAGGTGTATCCTGAAGGGTTTGCTGCTTTTATAAACCTTGTCATGGATAATGAGTTGAACATTATTAATAAAGATTTAATTAATAAAAGAATCCTTATCCAAGATATTGGCGGGTTATCGACGGATATCGCCGTCATTAAAGACCGAAAAGTGGATGATGATAAAGCGCAAGGATTTAATCTTGGCGTTTCTGAGGCTTTAGAGGCGATCAGGGAAGAGATTCGCTCCCGGCACGGAGTGGAATTGGACAGTCGCCGCGATGTTGTGGAGATTATTACAAAGAAGAACGATCGGAATCATATTATGGTAAGGGGCAGCCGTACAAGTGTCCATGATATCACCGACCGGATCCTCCTTGATTTGGCGAAGAAGCAGTATCGCCTTTTACGAAATATGTGGCTAAAGAATTCCCAAACAGAGATTTGTTACTTTGTAGGTGGAGGTTCCATTATTTTAAAAGATTATATAAAAACGCTAAATAATAATTTAGACGGCTATAATATTGATTTTTTTGAAGATGAAAAAGAAAGCATCTGGATGATGGCGAATGCTTATTATAAATTAATTTCTGACTATGTTCGCAGAACGGCTAAAGAGAAAAAGGGAGAGGAACAAAAACCTGTGAAGGCTTAA
- a CDS encoding TrkA C-terminal domain-containing protein, whose protein sequence is MHVEKSIVKVNDFIAVEDIMQQRTQIPTYERIAIDLANRIYDGKFKVGEKIHGRSTLASEYNVSPETVRRAIKILEDVGIVQSAKGSGIIVSSRENAFKYINRFSSLETIKDLEKQMKSLFSKREELDQQIFDTVNKIIDYSGKLRHTNPMVPIEVEIVPGCSHIGKTISEVKFWQNTGGTVVGIKRNGKLIISPGPYASILEGDVLLIIGDEKTYDRVMHFLGE, encoded by the coding sequence ATGCACGTAGAAAAGAGTATAGTAAAAGTAAACGATTTTATTGCGGTGGAGGATATTATGCAGCAGAGAACACAAATACCAACATATGAACGAATCGCGATCGATCTTGCAAATCGAATATACGATGGGAAATTTAAAGTCGGAGAAAAAATCCATGGGCGATCAACTTTAGCGAGCGAATATAATGTGTCTCCCGAAACGGTAAGGAGAGCCATTAAAATCTTAGAAGACGTAGGGATTGTTCAATCTGCCAAGGGAAGTGGAATTATCGTTTCATCCCGGGAAAATGCATTTAAATATATAAACAGGTTTTCAAGTTTGGAGACTATCAAGGATTTAGAAAAGCAAATGAAGTCGCTTTTTAGTAAGAGAGAGGAACTGGATCAACAGATTTTTGACACGGTGAATAAAATCATTGATTATTCAGGAAAGCTCCGTCATACAAATCCAATGGTGCCCATTGAGGTGGAGATCGTTCCGGGCTGCAGCCATATCGGAAAGACGATTTCGGAAGTGAAGTTTTGGCAAAATACCGGGGGAACCGTGGTTGGAATCAAGAGGAACGGAAAACTAATCATTTCTCCGGGACCTTACGCAAGCATACTCGAAGGAGATGTGCTTCTCATTATCGGTGACGAAAAAACATATGACCGGGTCATGCATTTTTTGGGAGAATAA
- a CDS encoding DUF1836 domain-containing protein, which produces MENVNEIIADLGLENIITLEDLPKIDLYMDQVIQLFEQKYGASKRTEDEKVLTKTMINNYAKGKLFFPIKNKKYSKEHLLLISLIYQLKGALSLNDIKTTLDGLNEKIIAGDFNLEAFYESYLYLFKKNVESFKEDIEEKAKEVNEEIKKLEEQDSQYLEKVLLIAAFVGISNLYRRVAEKLVDELKDGKKS; this is translated from the coding sequence ATGGAGAATGTAAATGAAATCATTGCAGATCTTGGGTTAGAAAATATCATTACATTGGAGGACCTTCCGAAAATTGACTTGTACATGGATCAAGTAATTCAATTATTTGAACAAAAATATGGTGCATCCAAACGTACGGAAGATGAAAAAGTTTTAACGAAAACGATGATCAATAACTATGCCAAAGGAAAACTGTTTTTTCCTATTAAGAATAAAAAATATTCAAAAGAACATTTACTTTTAATCAGCCTGATCTATCAGTTAAAAGGGGCGCTGTCGCTCAATGATATTAAAACGACTCTTGATGGTTTGAATGAAAAGATCATAGCAGGGGATTTCAATTTAGAGGCTTTTTACGAAAGCTATCTCTATCTTTTTAAGAAAAATGTCGAATCCTTTAAAGAAGATATTGAAGAAAAGGCGAAAGAAGTAAACGAAGAAATCAAAAAGCTGGAAGAACAAGATTCACAGTATTTGGAGAAGGTGTTATTAATCGCTGCATTTGTTGGCATTAGCAACTTATATAGAAGGGTAGCGGAAAAGCTAGTTGATGAATTAAAAGATGGTAAAAAAAGCTAA
- a CDS encoding betaine/proline/choline family ABC transporter ATP-binding protein (Members of the family are the ATP-binding subunit of ABC transporters for substrates such as betaine, L-proline or other amino acids, choline, carnitine, etc. The substrate specificity is best determined from the substrate-binding subunit, rather than this subunit, as it interacts with the permease subunit and not with substrate directly.), whose protein sequence is MIQFQNIVKKYGNKTIINNFNLDVEAGQLVVFIGPSGCGKTTLLKMINKLIQPTSGKIYVNGTDISRADPIELRRNIGYVIQNTGLFPHMSIKENLELIPKLKGEDPAAIEKKTEELLELVGLDPKEYLHRFPKELSGGQQQRIGVARAFSTNSDIILMDEPFSALDPVTRSSLQEELFQMQKELNKTIIFVTHDMDEAIKIADKICLLKDGNILQYDTPENILKNPASEFVESFIGKRRVWNNPELLKAEDIMIFNPVKISPKRNVIQAIEIMKENKVDSLMVTDRHNTLLGLVTLKAIQLLNRNSLIEDVMEKNVLAVSEDANLISVLKTMNEHKIGYVPVVNSTGHLTGLITRSSILSALSSQLIDLEVTF, encoded by the coding sequence ATGATACAGTTTCAAAACATCGTTAAGAAGTATGGCAACAAAACAATTATCAACAATTTCAATTTGGATGTTGAAGCAGGACAGCTTGTTGTATTTATCGGACCGAGCGGCTGTGGAAAAACGACCTTGCTTAAAATGATTAATAAACTGATTCAACCGACATCAGGGAAGATTTATGTAAACGGTACGGATATCTCGAGAGCAGATCCGATTGAACTGAGAAGAAACATCGGTTATGTCATTCAAAATACCGGGCTGTTTCCCCATATGTCCATAAAAGAAAATTTAGAATTGATTCCGAAGCTCAAGGGAGAAGATCCGGCTGCAATCGAAAAGAAAACGGAAGAATTGCTTGAATTAGTCGGTTTGGACCCGAAGGAATATTTGCATCGGTTTCCTAAGGAATTAAGCGGTGGACAGCAGCAAAGGATTGGGGTAGCAAGAGCCTTCTCTACAAACTCCGATATTATTTTAATGGATGAACCCTTCAGTGCTTTAGATCCCGTCACAAGAAGCTCCCTTCAAGAAGAACTATTCCAAATGCAAAAGGAATTAAATAAGACGATTATTTTTGTTACACACGATATGGATGAAGCGATAAAAATAGCAGATAAAATTTGTCTATTAAAAGACGGGAATATTCTCCAATATGACACACCGGAGAACATATTAAAAAATCCAGCTTCTGAGTTTGTAGAAAGTTTTATTGGCAAGAGAAGAGTTTGGAACAACCCGGAATTATTAAAAGCAGAGGATATTATGATTTTTAATCCTGTGAAAATTTCTCCTAAGCGAAATGTGATTCAAGCGATCGAAATTATGAAAGAAAATAAAGTGGACAGCTTAATGGTTACAGACAGGCACAATACCCTTTTAGGATTAGTGACGTTAAAAGCGATTCAGCTATTGAACAGAAATTCTTTGATAGAAGATGTAATGGAGAAAAATGTCCTGGCTGTATCAGAAGATGCTAATTTAATATCTGTTTTGAAGACGATGAATGAGCATAAAATTGGCTATGTCCCTGTTGTGAACAGTACGGGACATTTAACCGGACTCATTACAAGAAGCTCCATCCTGTCAGCATTAAGCAGTCAGCTGATTGATTTGGAGGTGACCTTTTAA
- a CDS encoding NAD(P)/FAD-dependent oxidoreductase — MIYDCLIIGGGIAGLQSSIQLGRYDHNVLVIDSGDGRSNLCKGYNNILGWPDRISGPKLREIGKKQAENFGVHFADDKIEKAELIEGNFVLTGKDGRKYTGKRLLITTGVKDRIPNFPPLFPCLGVSVFVCPDCDGYEVKNRRTIVLGSGNTGANMAMTLKYWTKEIIYINHEQAEVDEEILEKLKAKNIEYMSVPIKEVMADGENFLGVVLADGNNVMSSRAFLAFGGNEVRSDLARQLGVEVLENNHILVNPRTKMTNIQNVWAAGDVVAHSELVTLAMGEGSQAAIWIHKSLLKTTH; from the coding sequence ATGATTTACGATTGTTTAATCATCGGCGGGGGAATTGCCGGTCTGCAAAGCTCTATCCAGCTTGGAAGATATGATCACAATGTGCTTGTCATTGACTCCGGCGACGGCCGCTCCAACTTATGCAAGGGCTATAACAATATATTAGGTTGGCCGGACCGTATTAGCGGCCCGAAGCTAAGGGAGATTGGCAAAAAACAGGCCGAAAACTTTGGAGTGCATTTTGCTGATGATAAAATTGAAAAAGCTGAATTAATTGAAGGGAATTTTGTTTTGACCGGCAAGGATGGAAGAAAATACACCGGAAAAAGGCTTTTGATTACAACAGGAGTGAAAGACCGAATTCCAAACTTCCCTCCGCTTTTCCCATGTCTTGGGGTAAGTGTGTTTGTTTGTCCGGACTGTGATGGCTATGAGGTCAAAAATAGACGAACAATTGTATTGGGTTCGGGAAATACGGGCGCTAATATGGCAATGACGCTTAAGTATTGGACAAAGGAAATTATTTATATTAATCATGAACAAGCCGAAGTGGATGAAGAGATTTTAGAAAAGCTAAAAGCAAAAAATATTGAGTATATGAGTGTTCCTATTAAAGAAGTGATGGCAGATGGGGAGAATTTTCTGGGAGTCGTGCTTGCAGACGGGAATAATGTCATGAGCAGCCGAGCTTTTCTCGCTTTTGGAGGCAATGAGGTCCGCTCCGATCTTGCAAGACAACTTGGGGTGGAAGTCCTCGAAAACAACCATATACTTGTCAATCCAAGAACGAAAATGACGAATATCCAAAATGTTTGGGCGGCTGGAGATGTTGTTGCTCATTCAGAGCTTGTCACCCTTGCCATGGGAGAAGGTTCTCAGGCAGCCATATGGATCCATAAAAGTTTATTAAAAACAACACACTAA